The genomic segment GTCAGGCAGCCGAAGACGATGCCGACGACCGACCCATACCCGCCGGTGAGCAGCACACCACCGACGACGACGGCGATCACCGAGTTGAACACGAAGGCCTGGCCGACACCGGTCTGCGCGCCGCTGTAGAGCATGGTCTGAATGATGCCCACCAGCGAGGCCCCCAGGGCCGTCGAGATGAAGAGTGCGATCTTCACCCTCGGTACCGGGATGCCCGCAGCCCGGGCGCTCTGCGAATCACCGCCGATGGCGAACACCCAGTTCCCGTACTTGGTCGCCTGCAGGATCCACGCGACGACGAGCGCGATCACGATCGCCCAGATGATGGCAACCTCGAACTGGCCGGCGATCAAGGTGCCGAACAGCGCCTTGGAGATGGCATCCGGCGTCATCGGGATGTTCGTGCTGCCGGTGACCAGGCGTGCCACGCCGAGCGTGAGTCCCGCCAGCGCGAACTGCATGGCGAGCGTCACGATGAAGGACGGGACATTGGATCGAGAGACGATCCATCCGTTGACGAAGCCGACGAGCGCACCCACGACGAGGGCGGCGACGATGCCGACGATCACCGGCATTCCGAACGTACCCGCAACGAGTGCCAAAGTGATCGAGCTCGCAGCGACGACCGACCCCACCGAGAGATCAAACTCCCCGGAGATCATCAACAGGCCGACAGGAAGCGCGATGATCGCCAGCTCGGCGGCGATGTTCAACCATGAGGCCGTTCCGCCGGCGGACAGGAACTGCTGGCCGCCGAAGATCGAGAAGAAGATGAAGACGACCAGCGTGCCGGCGAAGGCGCCCGCCTCGGGGCGGTGGGTCAGGCGGCGCCAGGTCCACGGCTCCTTCTGGACACCGGTGATCTTGATGGGAGTGGTGGGCGGGCGGAGCAGATCCGCGCCCTGCGGTGAGACGTTCGTGCTCATGACTCTTTCCTGGTTCTGTGCTCGGGTCGCCTGCGGGGGCGCGGCGGGGCGCAGCGCGAGCCGCACCCCGCCGTCGCCTCAGCGAACGCCGTTCTTGGTTCCCTGGATGGCGAGGTCCACGTTGTCGGACGTGATCAGCGCGGGCCCGGTGAGGATGCGCTCCTCGGGCAGCTTGATGCCGTAAGCAGCCAGCTGGAAGGCGTTGGCGACCGCGTAATAGCCCTGCGCGAAGGGCTGCTGGTCGATCGTGAACAGTTGCGTGCCGTCCGCGATGCGATTGAGGACCGTCTCGGCCACATCGAAGCTGGCCAGCCCCACCTTCTCGGTCAGGCTGCCCTGCTCGAGCGCCGCCGCGGCACTGTCGGCGTCAGCGGTGCCGATAGTGATGACGACATCGACCGACGGGTCCTGCAGCAGCGCGCCCTTGATGGCCTCCTTGATGGCCGTCGGGTCGCCGAACTGGGTCGACGGAAGGTTGAGGTCAGTCACCTTCGTGCCGGACGCACCCTCGTGGATCCCCTCGCAGCGGGCGTCGACGTTGGCGACGCCCGGGAGCGTGTTGACACAGAGGATGTGCGCGTAGCCGTCGTCCTCGAGCTTCTTGCCGCCGGCGACACCCGCCTCATAGTCGTCGGTGCCGATGTAGATCTCTCCGCCGACGTCGCCGACAGTCTCCTGTCCGGCGTTGTAGATGATGACGGGGATGCCCGCGTCCGAGATCGCCTGGATGTTCGCGTTCTGGGCATCGGGAACCCAGTTCGGCAGCACGACGGCGTCCGGGTTCATAGCCTGCAGATTGCCGACGAGCTTCGCCGCGTCCGAGCTGAAGTTGTCGTAGTTCGGCATCGACACGAAGGTGACCTTGCCACCGGCCGCCTCCACGGACTTCGCGGCGGACTCCGC from the Microbacterium atlanticum genome contains:
- a CDS encoding ABC transporter permease, which gives rise to MSTNVSPQGADLLRPPTTPIKITGVQKEPWTWRRLTHRPEAGAFAGTLVVFIFFSIFGGQQFLSAGGTASWLNIAAELAIIALPVGLLMISGEFDLSVGSVVAASSITLALVAGTFGMPVIVGIVAALVVGALVGFVNGWIVSRSNVPSFIVTLAMQFALAGLTLGVARLVTGSTNIPMTPDAISKALFGTLIAGQFEVAIIWAIVIALVVAWILQATKYGNWVFAIGGDSQSARAAGIPVPRVKIALFISTALGASLVGIIQTMLYSGAQTGVGQAFVFNSVIAVVVGGVLLTGGYGSVVGIVFGCLTFAIVNQGIYYTGWNSDWASLILGVLLLVAVLMNNTFRRLALTAGPGKPKTAKK
- a CDS encoding substrate-binding domain-containing protein, yielding MTIAVMGGASSDLFWSTVKNGAESAAKSVEAAGGKVTFVSMPNYDNFSSDAAKLVGNLQAMNPDAVVLPNWVPDAQNANIQAISDAGIPVIIYNAGQETVGDVGGEIYIGTDDYEAGVAGGKKLEDDGYAHILCVNTLPGVANVDARCEGIHEGASGTKVTDLNLPSTQFGDPTAIKEAIKGALLQDPSVDVVITIGTADADSAAAALEQGSLTEKVGLASFDVAETVLNRIADGTQLFTIDQQPFAQGYYAVANAFQLAAYGIKLPEERILTGPALITSDNVDLAIQGTKNGVR